The Streptomyces sp. NBC_00224 genome contains the following window.
GATCTGCCGGTCGAGCGAGAAGGTGAAGTCGAAGGCGGCCCGCCACGAGCTCACGTCCTGGCGGATGACGTCGGCCCCGACGACGGTCTCCTGCTCCTTGATGATGTCGTGGTCGGCGTAGTCGGCCGCGAAGATCTCGTCGATGGCGTCGAGGTTGCCGCCGACGGCGACCTCGTGGAAGAACCGGCGGACGGTTGCGGCGTTCAACTGTTCGTCGCGGACCACATCGAGGTCGGTGAAGGTGGGCATGCCGTCGCAGAGAGCCACCATCTCCTCGAAGATACGGTTCGTCTCCGGGAGCTTGGAGTTCGCCATGGCCTCGTCGTACGAGGGAAATTCGATGACCTCGACGAAGTGCGACCCGTCGGCGCGGTCCTTGCCGACGAGGCCGCGCGTGGCGGTCCGCTTGCCCTTGGTCTGTTCGACCCACCGGTCCAGAAGCCGGTCCA
Protein-coding sequences here:
- a CDS encoding ester cyclase → MKFAQIIDFKTDHFDDLDRLLDRWVEQTKGKRTATRGLVGKDRADGSHFVEVIEFPSYDEAMANSKLPETNRIFEEMVALCDGMPTFTDLDVVRDEQLNAATVRRFFHEVAVGGNLDAIDEIFAADYADHDIIKEQETVVGADVIRQDVSSWRAAFDFTFSLDRQICEGDDVVTLWTWTGTHKGDFMGIAPTGKVCTMTGTTVFRCKDGKIQEGWWHEDALSLMKQLGAV